A window of the Lolium perenne isolate Kyuss_39 chromosome 7, Kyuss_2.0, whole genome shotgun sequence genome harbors these coding sequences:
- the LOC127312623 gene encoding type 2 DNA topoisomerase 6 subunit B-like, giving the protein MPSPSSSSSSSSPHRKLLHSLIYWAVQRCRMSESPCRLTVSLKSPPDPAASSPLRVSVSDTGVGSKLEEFLELDALARETPVEKWDGTLLITTTGINDKAIYHYQFNLQEETSSSARFSKLATTYKNSATFSGTEVCICLSNEADLDEIILWLTGFVRKIFVLRAADLAIELAVEKTGTTGSRNVCLPHDSDDATPNIERLVSGLKDYALSHGNTCEKCDACCMNRDRLKVGTGSAKIVDRRRDKGLLVEVVIMIAHTVTDLTCWMVNCSSSQVLHFEDFIPCTISQSSFNVLMSMDWQSYGFKLKGGFMDDEGNAVLQWDNLTFARVDIAIHTYHGVVQEWQRSEPDKYLVRKALKSALCRLKEDHAGDFLSCHGKKIREYVPDLAESIAGLISSSNDQEFQDECFTLLGLGSDQDISEGAVRSCISDKMARIIEMNDTKENVVESTPYLFECEKLDEDSEQLDEEDGDEDMVSDY; this is encoded by the exons ATGCCGTccccgtcttcctcctcctcctcctcctctccccacCGGAAGCTTCTCCATTCC CTGATTTACTGGGCGGTACAGCGGTGCCGGATGTCGGAGTCGCCGTGCCGGCTCACGGTCTCCCTCAAGAGCCCCCCGGACCCCGCCGCCTCCTCGCCCCTGCGCGTCTCCG TTTCCGACACTGGAGTTGGGAGCAAACTGGAGGAGTTCCTGGAGCTCGATGCCCTGGCGCGCGAGACCCCCGTGGAGAAATGGG ATGGCACCCTCTTAATCACAACTACTG GAATCAATGACAAAGCTATTTATCATTATCAATTCAATCTTCAAGAAGAAACATCTTCAAGTGCAAGATTCAGCAAGCTGGCGACCACATACAAGAATAGTGCAACTTTCAG TGGAACTGAAGTCTGCATTTGTCTTTCAAATGAAGCTGACCTTGATGAAATCATATTATGGCTGACTGGCTTTGTACGTAAG ATATTTGTGCTAAGAGCAGCT GACTTAGCAATTGAGCTCGCCGTGGAGAAAACAGGAACTACTGGATCAAGAAATGTTTGTCTGCCACATGATTCTGATGATGCCACACCAAATATTGAGCGGCTAGTTTCTGGCCTTAAAGATTACGCCCTCTCACATGGAAACACTTGTGAAAAGTGTGATGCATGCTGTATGAATAG AGATCGTCTGAAGGTTGGAACTGGATCAGCCAAgattgtagacagaagaagagatAAAGGGTTACTTGTCGAAGTTGTCATAATGATTGCACATACAGTAACTGATTTGACTTGTTGGATGGTTAACTGTTCATCCTCTCAG GTTTTGCATTTTGAAGACTTCATACCCTGTACCATATCACAGTCATCCTTCAATGTTCTCATGAGCATGGACTGGCAAAGCTACGGTTTCAAGCTAAAAGGAGGTTTCATGGATGATGAAGGAAATGCTGTGCTTCAGTGGGATAACCTTACATTTGCTCGTGTTGATATTGCCATTCACACTTACCATGGAGTA GTGCAAGAATGGCAGAGATCTGAACCAGATAAATATCTTGTGAGGAAGGCACTTAAGTCTGCATTGTGTCGCTTGAAAGAAGATCATGCAGGAGACTTTCTCAGTTGTCATGGAAAGAAA ATCCGCGAATATGTTCCCGACCTTGCAGAATCGATCGCTGGTCTAATCTCGTCATCCAATGACCAAGAGTTCCAAGATGAATGCTTCACGCTTCTCGGCCTGGGCTCCGACCAAGACATCTCTGAAGGGGCGGTCAGATCCTGCATCAGCGACAAGATGGCCCGTATCATCGAGATGAACGACACCAAGGAGAATGTTGTGGAGAGCACGCCTTATCTGTTCGAGTgtgagaagttggatgaagaTAGCGAACAGCTGGATGAGGAAGATGGAGATGAGGATATGGTTTCCGATTACTAG